Proteins encoded within one genomic window of Acidithiobacillus sp. AMEEHan:
- a CDS encoding ATP-binding cassette domain-containing protein, translating to MGKLILQDIHKSYGKDEVLHGINIETGENQFLVLIGPSGCGKTTLLNIIAGLEQESGGDILLNDRHLNGLSPKDRDIAMVFQSYALYPSMSVRNNILFALENRKVPKAEREQILMDVARMLQIEHLLGRRPRQLSGGQQQRVAIGRAIARRPTLFLFDEPLSNLDAKLRVEMRSEIKRLHQQLQTSMVYVTHDQIEAMTMGDLIAVMNEGVIQQLGSPESIYNDPANRFVAGFMGSPSMNFLPVVPREEASGLCLRVAGSDGDGNVLPLPAKMQGALRGQLGRRITLGIRPEQITDPGSAREGESLHSIELGVELLEPTGPDTLVFTRLDGHSLVARVHPSTRLQVGSRCTLSFHMERAVFFDPDNGSRLA from the coding sequence ATGGGTAAGCTCATTTTGCAGGACATTCACAAAAGCTATGGTAAGGATGAAGTCCTGCATGGCATCAATATCGAAACCGGAGAAAATCAGTTTCTGGTGCTGATTGGCCCTTCCGGCTGCGGCAAGACGACCCTGCTCAACATCATTGCCGGTCTGGAACAGGAAAGTGGCGGTGACATCCTGCTCAACGATCGCCACCTGAATGGACTTAGTCCCAAGGACCGGGACATTGCCATGGTCTTTCAGTCCTACGCCCTCTATCCATCGATGAGCGTGCGCAACAACATCCTTTTCGCCCTGGAAAATCGCAAAGTGCCCAAGGCGGAGCGAGAGCAGATCCTGATGGATGTCGCGCGCATGCTGCAAATCGAACATCTGCTTGGCCGCCGGCCCCGCCAGCTTTCCGGGGGGCAGCAGCAACGGGTCGCCATCGGCCGCGCCATCGCACGTCGTCCCACTCTCTTTCTCTTCGATGAGCCCCTGTCCAACCTCGACGCCAAATTGCGGGTGGAAATGCGTAGCGAGATCAAGCGCCTGCACCAGCAACTGCAAACCAGCATGGTCTACGTCACCCATGATCAGATCGAAGCGATGACCATGGGCGATCTCATCGCCGTGATGAATGAGGGCGTCATTCAACAACTGGGGAGTCCCGAGAGTATCTACAACGATCCGGCCAACCGCTTCGTGGCGGGTTTCATGGGCTCTCCGTCCATGAACTTCCTCCCCGTGGTGCCGCGAGAAGAGGCGTCGGGGCTGTGCCTGCGAGTGGCTGGCAGCGATGGCGATGGCAACGTCCTTCCCCTCCCGGCAAAAATGCAGGGGGCCCTGCGCGGCCAGTTGGGACGGCGCATTACCCTGGGCATTCGCCCCGAGCAGATCACCGATCCTGGCAGTGCGCGGGAAGGCGAGTCCTTGCACAGCATCGAGCTCGGCGTCGAGCTGCTCGAGCCCACCGGTCCCGATACCCTGGTCTTTACCCGCCTGGATGGCCACAGCCTGGTGGCACGGGTGCATCCGAGTACCCGGTTACAGGTCGGATCGCGCTGTACGCTGAGTTTTCATATGGAGCGAGCGGTCTTTTTCGATCCCGATAACGGCTCCCGGCTGGCGTAA